A window of the Cannabis sativa cultivar Pink pepper isolate KNU-18-1 chromosome X, ASM2916894v1, whole genome shotgun sequence genome harbors these coding sequences:
- the LOC133032139 gene encoding uncharacterized protein LOC133032139 produces the protein MDLIPDSSDLCLVSDRHQSIEHAVHRVYVMASHGACYWHVKQNIKYRFKSAARTKLYKKAAIAYRIKEFNKHFDQLRKTYPRVAKYLENDVEFRKWSRAHFVGNRYEVMTTNIVESVNNKMRKAREYPIITMINFIISTMGQWFFEHRREACVVTTPLTPKREEILHKRWDEAGSLITLQLNENEYNVMCGELDAIVNLRSKSCTCKVFDIEKLPCIHAIAAARKAQSQNIGELIYSMGSQYYTSDYWLLAYAETIYPVPPNSQWTDIPDIPPLIPEDILAIQVIEPPEDKTIGRPRTNRIPSKGEFLKKQYNCGACGQSGHNSQTCPQVPSDGRSTTHV, from the exons ATGGACTTGATACCTGATAGCTCAGACTTATGTCTTGTTTCTGATAGACATCAAAGTATTGAACATGCAGTTCATCGTGTTTATGTTATGGCTTCTCATGGGGCATGTTATTGGCATGTAaagcaaaatataaaataccGTTTCAAAAGTGCTGCTAGGACTAAATTGTATAAGAAAGCTGCAATAGCATACCGTATCAAAGAGTTTAATAAACACTTCGACCAACTTCGCAAAACATATCCACGTGTCGCTAAGTATCTTGAGAATGATGTCGAGTTCAGAAAGTGGTCTAGAGCACATTTTGTTGGTAACCGATATGAAGTCATGACCACTAACATAGTTGAGTCAGTGAACAATAAGATGCGAAAGGCCAGAGAGTATCCAATTATTACTATGATTAATTTTATCATTAGCACGATGGGACAATGGTTTTTTGAACATCGACGAGAAGCATGTGTAGTTACAACTCCATTAACACCAAAGAGGGAAGAAATATTACACAAGAGATGGGATGAAGCCGGTTCATTGATAACTCTCCAGTTAAATGAGAATGAGTACAATGTGATGTGTGGAGAACTCGATGCAAtagtaaatttaaggtcaaagAGTTGCACGTGCAAAGTTTTTGATATTGAGAAACTTCCATGTATCCATGCAATAGCAGCAGCACGAAAGGCACAATCCCAAAATATTGGGGAACTCATATATTCTATGGGTTCACAGTACTACACATCAGACTATTGGTTGTTAGCATATGCTGAAACTATTTATCCTGTACCTCCAAACTCACAATGGACTGACATTCCTGACA TTCCGCCACTGATTCCTGAAGATATTCTTGCAATACAAGTGATAGAACCTCCTGAAGACAAGACTATAGGAAGACCAAGAACCAATCGCATACCTTCCAAAGGTGAATTTCTTAAGAAACAATATAATTGTGGAGCATGTGGACAGTCAGGACATAATTCGCAAACATGTCCACAAGTGCCATCAGATGGTAGAAGCACAACTCATGtgtga